The sequence ACATGCCCTTCGCCGCCGCGATGGCCGTCTTTCTGGTGCTGGTGACACTTGCCATGGTCGGGCTGACGGTGCTGATCGGCCGGAAGGGAGATGCGCCATGAACACGTTGCTCCGCCGTCTTTATTTCTTGCTCATCGGGCTTTTTCTGACGGCACCCATGATCGTCGTTGCCGGGGTATCTGTAAATGTGAAACAGAGCCTTACCTTCCCGCCCCAGGGCTTTTCGCTTGCCTGGTACGGAGAGATATTCACCAATCCGGAATGGCGCAACGCGCTTATTGCTTCGCTCACGCTTGCGGTTCTGTCCGCCGCACTTGCAGTGCTCATCGCTTTGCCGCTTGCCTGGTTCTTGTGGCGCAGAATTGCGCCATGGGCGAACATCTTCCAGCTTTTGGGCGTCGCGCCCTTCACCTTGCCACCGGTCATCACTGCACTCGGCCTTTTGACTTTCTGGGCGACCACCGGCTTTTACGGCGCATCTTGGACCGCCGTGATCAGCCACGCGATCTTCTTCGTCACACTACCATTGGTGACGCTGTCGCTCGGCTTCACCGCCATCGATCGCTCCTTGGTCGAAGCGGCGGCGACAATGGGGGCGAATGAGCGGACGATATTCAAGACGGTCGTCTTACCGCTGATCCGGCCCTACCTGATTTCTGGTTACGCCTTTGCGTTCGTGTTATCGCTGAACGAATACATCGTCGCCTACATGACCGTCGGCTTTACGATGGAAACCTTGCCCATCAAGATCTTCAACGCGCTGCGCTATGGCTATACGCCGACCATGGCTTCGGTGACGATCCTCTTTGTCGCAATTGCAGCGCTCGTCTTCGGCCTCATCGCGCGCTTCGGCGACCTTCCGAAGCTGCTGGGCGCCATGGCGGCAGAAAAATGAAGACAATGGCCGCCCCGCTTTCATCGCATCGTCAAGCCGCAATGACTGGCATATTGGCGACCGGCAACGAGCGTGGCATCGTCAAGACGTAAACCGGCGCCACCGTGGCCACCTTCTCGGCCGACATCACATGGCTGAGTATCTGCACTTCAACCGTGCTCGCAGATCCCTTGGAGGGAATAGCTTGCTTGCCTGCGCAATATGATCGTCACTGACACCTGTCGCGCAGACGCCTCTTCGGCGGCATTTGCCTTGCCCGGCAAGTCCGATGCCGCCTGTAGCGCCGATGACAAGAGTGCACCTGGCTGTAAAACGCGCCGTTGAGAAGACCCTCAGCCGGGCTGACTGTCGAAGCCCGTGAAAACTCAAGGGCGCAACGAAACTCTTCAGCCGGGCACGACCGGTTCTTGCCAGCCGCGATTTTATCGGTCATCGGCCGGGACGAGTTAAGACGGGTGCCGACGAGGACGTCGCCCCGTGGGCTCCGATCTTGCCGCGTAGCTGTCAGAAGCTTCAGGCGACACTCTCCTGGACGACGCGGTCCGTCGGAACGAGACGTGCCATAGCAGCGAGAAGATCGGTCTGCGAGATCAGCCCGATGATCTGCCAGGCCTGATCGATCACGACAACGGCGTGTGTTTTCCCGTCCGTCAGGACTGGCAAAAGTGCGAGCGCGGGCGCGTCGGCCGAAGTTGTCGCCGGTGGCGTCATGAGAGCCTTAACCGGACCGGA is a genomic window of Rhizobium etli 8C-3 containing:
- a CDS encoding ABC transporter permease → MNTLLRRLYFLLIGLFLTAPMIVVAGVSVNVKQSLTFPPQGFSLAWYGEIFTNPEWRNALIASLTLAVLSAALAVLIALPLAWFLWRRIAPWANIFQLLGVAPFTLPPVITALGLLTFWATTGFYGASWTAVISHAIFFVTLPLVTLSLGFTAIDRSLVEAAATMGANERTIFKTVVLPLIRPYLISGYAFAFVLSLNEYIVAYMTVGFTMETLPIKIFNALRYGYTPTMASVTILFVAIAALVFGLIARFGDLPKLLGAMAAEK